GAAAGCAGGTCGTTGTTGGCGCGCCACGGACTGTACTCACCGCGCAGAATGTCTGTGCGCGAAGGCGTTTGCGCGACGATCAGATTGGCGAGCACAAACAACGGCAGGCACACAAACAAGGATGCATGATGTAATCGCATTTGGCTTCTTCTAAACGATTAATGAAGTGTATGATAATGATTGGAATATTGCGAACGATGTGCTGGAAAACAGGTATTGAGAAGTGCTTGGATGGGGAACATGTCATAGGAACCGACGCATTCTTCCGATATTCATCAAGGCCTCTTAACGTGAACCCGGTTGTCGGGATGTTTTATCCTGCGGACAGTAGTCAAGCGCCAACCGGGGAGTTCGCTCATAAGATCTTCTACTAGAGGAAATGCTCCTTCAACAATAATGTTCTCCCCATAAGTTTCCAAGACTGTGATTCCCTCGTGCTTCTTAGCGATTCGGCGAGCATCGTTCACGGAAGGTCCTATTCCTTCATACATCAGAATGCGTTTGCTCATTTCCTGCCTCCTTAAAATTGAAGCAAACCAAGTCCTTCGAACCTCTGGTTGAATCCTTGTGCAACTGCAGCACTCCTAACAAGTTCAACAATTGCTAGCGTACGCTTCAAATTCGGTTCCGCGCGGAGAATCTTCGGGTTGTCGGAAAGCAAACCAGCAATAACAGCCGTCACTGCTGGGCAAGCCATCGAGGTGCCACTTTCCACCGCATACCCATTATTGGGGACTGTGGAAACAACTGCAACTCCAGGGCCAGTAAAATCAATCTCATAACCGATATTAGAAAATGCGGCGATAAACAGACTCCCATCATTTGTTGAGTATGGGTCCAGAATTTCTGCTGCATCTATACTATCATCCGGGAACGACCCTTTCTTACCGAGAGCAGAAACTGCAATTGAGCGTTTATACCAAGCAGGATAAGAGACTTCTTTCCTGCGGTTGTTTCCTGCAGCCGCAATACAAAGTACTCCATTCTCAAATGCATATCCAATGGCTCGACTTAGTGTCAGATCAGAAAGTCCACCACCTAAGCTCAAATTGATCAAATCGCAGCCATCTTGAACAGCTCGATAGATGGCCTTCATGATGAATGCTGTATCTGTTGTTTTGCTTCCCTCTGCAAACACACGATAACTGTAGAGTTCCGCTTCTGGAGCAAGCCCCCTTATTCCTGTCCCTTGCTTCCCTCGCCCCGCAATGATCCCGGCAACATGGGTCCCATGATCAGATACTGGGCCGTGCTCACTCTCGCTTTTTCCGTCGTCGGTGACGTTAGCACCGCCAGAAACTTTGAGGTCACTATGTCCAGAATCAATGCCCGAGTCAACAACCGCAACTCGAACGCCTTTTCCTTGATTCCGAGATCGTTTGGGGTAGATATGCCGCAATATATCCGCAGTATTTAAATCTATACGATTTAGTGAAATCCTATAACCATCACTGAGAATTACATTCTCTGCAAACCGCCCCCAGTACCCATGGGGTGGATATACATAAAGCCTAGCAATTCGTTTTGACGTGCCAGGAAAGGTCAGCGTCACTTGCCCAGACTGGCCAGTGCGCCGCGAGAGACCCTTCATGGTAATAGAGTCGAGGACAGCGACAATAGCTACTCCAGGAAGCGGCAGGTCGTTACTTGCATCATGAACAGAGATTTTGATTGAGGTACGCTCGCTAAAACCTGTGTAAAGATTCTTCACGCGCACACTTGTGACTGGTCGGATAGCAGGTCGATAAGTCCTGATCGGAGCAAGAATATAAGCAGTTGGAGACTTCCTCAAACTGCGGGCAGTTTCGGGTGGGACAGTAACCACCTTAGGCGCATCTGCAGCAGCACTATCTACAACGTGGATATCATCCACTCCGGCAACAGAGGGCAACTGCTTTTTCGCCATGGTACTCAACGAAACACGACCACCTTGTTCGTGCTTTCCCGAACTAAGCTGGCGCATTTGTTCACTAACAAACCCTTCGGCTGGCAACAGTATATATCGTTTTGCTTCGCTCATATTACCCTCTATGACTCAAAACCTGTGGCTCCTTGATTCCATCCTGCCCAAGCTTGAGTGCTTGATCCTAACGTAGTTCCTATTATAGCCTGCGAGCCGGATTCCAGTTGCCTCAGACTGCTTGATCTGGCTCTGCAATCCAACTCCGGCCAATTCAGGCCATGTCCTAAAAGCTGAGCCTTAGTGACATTTCTAAAGTTGAATCGAAAATACGAGACAAACCTACTTGGGACTGCTGAAACTCGCTGAAAGACACGCACAGTGTAGGCCGGACAGGCGAGGACGGCAAGACTGCGCGGGCAGATGGCTCATTGAAGTTGAGCAAGGCAGCAGCCTACTGGCACACCCGCCACCCTACTCTTTAATTTTACTTCAATTTTCATTTGCTGGTACGTTATTGCCCGCCACTCGCCGCTTCAAGTTTGGCGGCACCAGTAATAAAGCTGGTGACGTCCTTATGCAGTTTTTCGCGCGATTTCTTTTCGATGTACATCATGTGGCCGGCTTCGTAATACGTGAAGCTGACGTTTTTACGAATTGAAGGTTCCAGGCCCATGTGCGACAGGGTGTGTTCGATGCCGTTGTATGGAGTCGCTACGTCGTAATACCCGCACAACACAAGCAGCTTCAACTGGCCTTGCTGCGTCATGGCGGAACGCAATGCTTCGGCGGGGCCGCCGGGTTGGCCTTGATCCCAGGGACGCACGTTGGCGGTAAGGGTGTAAAACATATCCGTATTCCATTTCAGGTCGCGGCGCACGTAATCCTGAAACATCGCCACGTACGAACCGTCGTACGAAGCCAGGCTGGGATCATATTCGTTCCGCTCCCCGGCAGCGTCGCCGTCAATTCCCGTAAAGCGTGCATCAATGCGGCCTACGGTCAGGCGTTTGTCGCGCAGCAGTTCCTTGAACCAGCGTTGCGGGTTGATGCGCAAATTGGTTTGTTCGATGTACTTCGGCGAAAGCGCTGTCAGTCGAGCCAGTTCTTTGACGGTCTTCTGGTATTCCGCCGGAGAGATTTCATCGCCTTTTTCCAAGGCGGCGGCGTATTCGCCATGTGCAAACTGACGAGCTTTCTGGGCAATTTCCGCAGCGCTGAGTTTTTGCAGGTCGGGCGCGAGCAGTTTGTGATACCACGCCGAAGAAATCAGCGTCGGCAAAAAGAAAATCGTGCGGTCATCGGCTCCCCAATTGCCGAAGCCTACGGCGGAAAGTAACACAACGCCGTTCAGGTAAATTTGATGGCGACGTTGCAAGGTATAGGAAAGCTGCGCTGAGCGCGTCGTGCCGTAGCTTTCGCCGATCAAAAACTTCGGCGAAGCCCAGCGTTCATTGCGGGTAACGTATTGATAAATGAAATCGGCGAACCATTGGGCGTCTTGTTCCACGCCGTAAAATTGCGCCGTGTTTTCGCCGGGCGCGGGGCGGCTGTATCCCGTCGAGATCGCATCCACAAACACCATATCCGTCGCATCAAGGAAGGAATCTCCGTTTTCAACCACCGAATACGGCGCAGGCATGCCGAAACCATCATCAGTCAACACGATGCGGCGCGGCCCCAAGCCCATGTGCGTGTATGAAGACGCAGAACCCGGCCCGCCGTTGTAAACAAACGACAGTGGGCGTTTGGACTTATCGCTGACGTCGTCTTTGGTGTAGCCCACGAAAAAGAACGTCGCTTTGGGCGAGCCGTCGTTGGATTTGATGTTGTAAGTGGCGGCGGTTGCGGTGTAATTGATTTGCTGGCCGCCGATGCGAACGCTGCCTTTTGTGACAGAGCTTTTTTCTTCTGGCGGTGGGGCCGGGCGGCCTTGCGCGGCTTGACCGGTAGCCGTGGGTGGCGGAGTTTGCGGTTGCTGGTCTGTTCCGCGACGAGCACCACGCTGCTGCGTTTCGGCTTGAGCGAACACCAGAGTAACAGCGAGTACCATCAACATAACTACGGGAACTATGCGTTTCATTATCGCCTCCTGATAAAGTGTGACGCGGATTGTTTATCCGCGTGTTCCTGATATGGCAGGCGCGGGTAAAGCCTCCGCACCACAAAGAATCTCAGAATTCATTGGGGCGCAATCGCAGATGGCCAAAGGTTGCGCCGCCGGGTGAAGAGCCGGAAAAGATGTACGGTTGATAGCCCGCTTCGCCCGCATATCGTTCGGCGATGCGTACAATCGCTGGGGCGGCTTCACGACGACCAAACACAGCAACAGTTCCGCCGCTGCCTCCGCCCGTGATTTTGGCTCCGTAAATTCCTTCGGATGGACCGGCTTCGCGCGCCAGTTCAACCAAACGATCCGTAGCCGTCGAACCCAGCCCACAAGCCGAATAACTGGCGTGCGATTGATACATCAGCTCACCCAGGCATGCCAACCCGCGCTCGGCCAGTTGCCGTTCGGTGATGCGTGCGCTGAGCAATTCCGCAAACAACCGCACACGATGGTGTTCGTAAATCGGATGCCCCGTAGGAACGCGCACGGCATAGCTGCGGTCAGGTTCAACACGCGTGATGGCGTCAGTGGTTCCGCCGTAGCGAGCAAGGAACTCGGCTCCGCTGATTCGTTCGGGCAGTTTCTCAGCATACATTTGCTCAAATTGTGACGGCGTCAAATTGGACAGGTATCCCGACCAGCGCAAATCCACAATTTGAACGGGATCGCCATCGGTCACAGGCAATCCGGCTAATTCCGCAATCATGCGATAGCCCATAAACGCGCCGACGCGCACCGAACCATAATCCGAACCGGTTACCGCGTGGCGAATGCCGGAATCAATGCCCCAAAAACTGATTTCGTCCGGAATGGAAACCGCCGATTGCAATTCCGCCGGTTGGCACAACAGCGCCAGCAATTGATTCGTTTCGCCCCACACAGAAGTCATTTGATCCATCACGCCGCACGGCGCTCCGGCCACCAGGTTTTCGACTTTCTGGCATAACAACGCCGTTTCGCGCGGAGCCAGCGAAATGCCAAACGCGTTGGCCACGGCATTCATCGTGGCGACTTCCAGTGCGGCGGAAGAACTAACGCCTTTGCCCTGCGGCACGCGCGAAGCAATCAACAGCCGCGCGCCTTCCGTGAATTGCGCGCCGCGTTCCCGCATCAATACCAGAAAGACTCCAGCGACGTACGCCGCCCAATGCTGCGCCGGGTCGCGTTTGAAATAGCTGCGCGCGGTTTCGTAAGAGATGGGTTCACCTGCGTGATCAAAATCCGCCAGCGGCATTTCAAAATGTAACGCTTCCGTTGAATCCTCAGACAAGCTAACGAGTTTCAACTGACGATCCGAAGCGCGCTGCAACGCAACAAAGGTCGCTTCACGAATCGGCATTTCCAGCACCAGCGAGCCGGAGTAATCCGCAATGCCTCCCATTACATCCAACCGTCCCGGCGCGCGAGCGACAATTATTTCTCCCGCGGGATCAAACAATCCACGAGTCGCCGGATTCTGCTCAACTGTGTTCAGCGTGTGCAGGAAAGCTTCGACATCAGGCAAACCCAACGTGGAACCGTGCGTTATTCGGAACATTGTTTGTAATGAACCTCCGATTGGGCGCGCAATTCGGCGGCTTTTTCTTCGGGCGCGGTATCGCTCAAAAAGTTGCCGCCCCCGATTTCCGGGCCAGCCAGGTATTTGAGCAAATTCGGACGCCGCAACGGCGGATGAAATTCGATGTGAAAATGAAATCCGCGATAATCGCCGCCATCCGTGGGCGCCTGGTGCAGCGCCATTACGTACGGAAACGGCGTGCGCCACAGATTGTCGAATTTCACCAGCAAGCATTTCAGCGCGGCGGCAAAATCGCCGAGTTCCGCGTCGCTCATCGTGGCCAGACTGGAATGCGTCTGTTTCGGCGCAACATAGGCTTCATAGGCGTAACGCGCAAAGTACGGCAAAAAGACAATGGCCAAATCGTTTTCAAAAATGATGCGGCGTCCGTCTTCGCGTTCGGCTTGCAGAATGTCCTGGAACAGCACCCGCCCGGTTTCAGCCAGATGCCGGGCGGAAACGCGGGCTTCGGTTTCGATGGTTTTGAACACAAAGTTGGTCGCGTAAATCTGGCAATGCGGATGCGGATTGGACACGCCAACCACTTCGCCTTTGTTTTCAAAAAACAGGATGTGATTGATTTCCGGGTGGCTGCCGAGTTCCAGATATTGCTGTCGCCAGACGCGCAATAGATTGGCAATTTCGTTGACGCTGAGTTCCGTCAAAGTCAGGTTGTGTTTGGGGCTGTAACACACCACGCGCGCAATTCCTGTTGCCGGTTTGTTGCGGTAAATGCCGGCGGGCGGCGTTAAAGGTTGCGGCGCGTCAAATCCCACGCAGGGGTGATCGTTGTCGAACACGAAAATGTCTGTGTATTCATCGTTCCGTTTGCCGCTGACGCGCGCGTTTCCCGGACACAGATAACAATCCGGCACATATTCCGGAATTTCCGCCGCGGCATTTTCCACCGTTTCGCCGCTCCAGGGACGGTTTTGCCTGTGAGCCGCGACAATGATCCATTCTTCGCGCAGCGGATGCCATCGTTCTTCCCAAACCATAAAGCTCGTAGTTCCCTATCTTTTTCCTTTTCCACAAAGTCACACGAAGGTTCACGAAGATCGAAACGCTTCATTCTCGTCCTCGTCGTGATTCTTCGTGTGACTTCGTGGGATAATTTCGTGCGTTAATTATCAGTGCGGACAACGCGAACGCCAAAAACCCCTGCGATTTCGTTGCCGCCGGTTGCCTGGAATCGTACTGTCACCTTTTGTTTGCCGTTCACAACCGCCGCCGGAATTGCGTACTCAACGTCGAAAAAGCTTTTGGTCGCGCTGCCGGGGCGATGGCGTTCGATGCGCTGTTGGCCGATGCGCGAGCCGTCCACCAGAATGTCAAACGTACGCGTCGCGCGCTCTTCGCCGTGATATGTCGCAATCAATTTCAGCGGATGCGCGGCGTCCACCGGCACATCGTACGAAAACCATTTGCGCGCGCTGCGTCCAGGACGACCCGCAACGCGTTGCGGCGAAGACTCCTCGCCTTGCTGGTTGAAATCCCGCTCGAAGTAGACTTCGCCCGGTTCGACGTAAGCGATGGTCGCGGCTTCAAGCTTGCGCTGGTGTTCCTGTTCGGCCAGCAAGGCAGCGGCTCTCTTCTCCCATTCCGCAGGCGTGAACAAATCGAAATAAATCGAATAGGTGCGGCGATGCAACCGATAAAACGGCGTCAGTTCGACAGTTTGCCCTGGCGCGGAGTTCGTTACGCGACCTATGCTGTTGGTGCGAAATACGCCGGGTTTATCCGTCGCCGCTTTGATCCAGGCGGACAAGGATGATTCCGCCGTGACAAAGGAAGGAATGCTGATGGTTTGCCCACCGGTTTGTCCGTCAGTTCGTCCACGACGGCGTTCGCGTTCCGGCCCTAAATCCGCAGCCAGCACCAACGGGCCCCACAGAATCGCCGTGACGTGCGGATTGTCGGGCAGCGGTTCCAATCGCAAGGTTTTGGGCAGCGTCAAGGTGACCGCGTCGCCGCTTTTCCATTTGCGTTTGAGTTCGACATACGTCCCCGGTGCAGAGACTTGTTTGGCTGTCTGGCCGTTGACTTTGACGGTGAAGCCTTCGCCCGCCCATGAAGGCCTGCGCAATGCAAGCGTGAATTGTTTTGCTGCTGCGAGCGTGAATTTCAGGGTTGCTGTTTCGCCTTCGGGAAAGTTGGTGTCCATCGTCAGGGTTGCGCCAGCGGTTTCCCAAGTTGCCGTCGAAGGCGCGTACAAATTCACCCATAACTTATCGCCATCGGTTTTGCTGAACGATTCGTAATACAACCCTTCGCCGTGCAGCGCGTGGCTTTCCATTCCCGACCCGACGCAGCAGGTGAAATCGCGGAACATATCCTGGTATTCGTGCTGTACGCCGCGTCCGACCGGAACCATGTAACACGTGCGTCCATCCTGATCGTCCATCGAACCTAGAATGTGGTTGAACAACGCGCGTTCATGAAATTCGGCGTACTCCATATCGGGATGAAGCGCGAACAATTTTCGCGTCATCTTGATCATATTGTACACGTTGCAGGTTTCCGCCGTTCGCCCGTCAATCCGTTCGCTGAGTTCATCCGGCGGGCCGAAGTATTCGTCTTTGCCGTGGCCTCCGGTGGCGAAACTGTGATGTTTGACGACCGTTTCCCAGAAAAACTGTGCGGCATCGCCATCGGCTTTGTCGCCCGTGTAGGCATATCGCACCAGCGAACCTTGAATCTTGGGAACCTGCGTGTTGCCGTGCAGGTACGGCAGAACGTCCTGATGATTCGCCAGCGGATCGAGCACTGCGCGATGATCGAACCGATGCGACAACACCAGCCAGCGTTTGTCACCCGTGTCGGCGTATAAATCGGCCAACACTTCAGGCATGCCGCCGAATTCCGTGTTGAGCATTTTCTGGGTTTGCGCATCGTCGAGTTTTGCCAGAACGTTTTCCGCCCAAGCCGCGAATTTGGTTTCCAGTTCCAGCGCCGTGCGATTGTCCGCGTACCGATAGGCATCGCGCAATCCGGCAAAGGTTTTGTGCAGCACGTACCACGGCGACCACAAACCATTCAGGTCAAAGGCCGCTGAGCGAATGTTTCCTTTGGCGACTTCGTCGAACTGTTCGCGTCCGTTTGCCAGCGCGCCCAGGTACCCGTCGCCATATTTGTCCTGCACTTCTTGCAATTCGCGGACGATGTAATCCACGCGCTCTTTGAACCGCGCGTCGCCCGTTGCGGCATACATCATGCTCACGCCGGACAGGTAATGGCCACAGATGTGGCCGGTCAGATTTTTCCCGTCGCCATCCCATCCGCCGTAGGCTTGCGCTTTCGGTTCCAGCCCGGCGCGTTTGCGATAAAACGCCAGCATCCGATCCGGTTCGAGTTTGAGCAGATATTCGGCGTCCAAATCCTGCGCGTGTTTGAGCGGCACTCCCGTCAACCGCACGGCGGAAAGCGGCAGCGGACGCGCAACATCAGGAACGGCAGGGGAAATCGCCAGCTTGCGTTGCTGTGCTTGAGCGAACGATGCGATGAGTAAGCTTGCAAAGGCGATTGAAAAGAGCACCTTTCTGGTTGGCGGCATAAAGAACTCCAAGGAATCCCGAAATCAATAAGGCTACGGTTTATCGGGCGCAATGTAATGCGTCGTGACCAGATCGTAATGGCTTTTGTACAACCCTTCATCAGAATCTTTCAGGAAGACGGCCATGTACTGCAGCAACGTGGCGGCGCGATGGCCGGGCAACGAAGCCGGATGTTGAAAGCGCCCCGAAGCCGAACGGATGAACAAGCTTTTGTCGGTCAGCGGCAGTTTGCGAACGTTCGCCACCCATTTGTCGAAAATGCCATCCTGAAACAGATACTGTTCGACGTTCGACAGATAATAGGCCGTCACCGCGAAATTGTTTTTCTTCAAATACTCTGCAATCGCGCCCAAAGCTTTTGGCCCGGCAAAATTGCCGACCACCGGAATGATCATGTTTTTACGATGCATATCACGTACAAATTCAAAATCTTCGTTGCCGGCCAGGAAGTTTCCCGTTTTGCCATTCAAATCAGTTTGCGCAATCAAGTCTTTCAGAACGGGAAAACCACCTCGGAAGCCTCCACCGCCGGGAAACCCTCCACCGGGAGGCGGGCCACCAAAGCCGCCGGAATTGCCGCTGCGGTAACTGATTTGCAGCCCGTCATCGCGAAACATGCTGTACACATATTCCAAACCTTTCTGGTCGCTTTCCGACAGCGGAAATTGAAAGTCTTCCTGAATGGTTTTGCGAATGGCGACGAGGTTTGCGGCATAAGCTTTTTCATCGGCTGGCCGTTCGCTGAAATACGCCAGAATCTCGTTGAGCGAAGAATTCGGCGTCACCGCTTTTTCTTTGGGCAGCGGGCGGCTGAGCAGCAACGCCAGAAACTGCACGCGGTCGTTCGCGCGTTGAAAGATGGCCTTGTACATCAAATGCTGCAACACAGCCTGGCGGCGAATGTCCATGATGAACGCAATGCGCGGGCGGATTTTGGCGATGTAGGTGAAATTCTGCTCCGGCCCCACGCCTAAATACGCTCCGCCGGTCGCGCCAAGCTGTTTGAGTTTATCCACGACAGTCAGATAGGCCGTTTCGTTCGAGGTAAAATTGTCGGAGCGGAAAAAGCCGCCGTCTTCTGACAGTTCGCGGCTCAGGCGCGAAAACTCAGCGGCGGTCAAACTTTCCGGCTGTTTGACGGTTTGCGTGGCAGGCGTTTGTGCCAAGCTGAGCGTCGGCAGCAACAACGCCAACAGCAAAAATAGTTTCAAAAACATCTCAGCCTCAAAGGGGCGAAATAAAATAACCTGGTGCATCGCACCAGGTAAGCGTTGCTGAAAATCCCGAGGCCCTGAAAGGGCGAAATGGATCATTCTGTTATTTCGCCCCGTTGGGGCTTGCATATTCTTTTGGCCTGTTTCCCAGTGCGTTGCACTGGGCTGTCGCATCTCGCCCCTTTGGAGCAGAGCAGTTGCGCATTTTGTCATCGCTACTTCCTCACTCAATGTTCAATTATGCAGTCAATCCATTCGGCGCCATCGGCAACGAACGCAGCCGCTGCCCCGTCGCCATGAAAACCGCTCCGCTGATGGCCGGTGCCAGCGCCACAATTGGGCATTCGCCCGCGCCTGCCGAAGGCAAATCTTTGCGATCCAGCAGCACGGTTTCCAGTTTTGGCAGGTCGCTGAATCGCGGCACGCGATACCGCGAAAAGCGCGGATTCAAGACTTTGCCGTCGGCGAAATCAATCGCTTCGAACAGCGCGCCGCCGATGCCTTGAATGATCGAACCTTCAACCTGATGTTTCAGCCCATCGGGGTTGATAATCGTCCCACATTCAAACGCCGTCACCACGCGAACCAATTTCACCTTTCCATTGGTGACAACGACTTCGACGCAATTGGCGACGTAACCTGCTTTCTCAAACCCGCCCGCGATGCCAAATCCGTGACCCGCCGCCGGTTTGGATTTGCCCCAACCAAAGGTTTTCGCCGCCGCTTCCAGCACGGCGCGCAGTCGTTCGTCTTTCAAATTGCGCAACCGGAATTCCAGCGGATCGAGTTTCAATTGTTCGGCTAATTCGTCCAGATGCACTTCGCGGGCAAAGTGATTTGCCGTTGAAGCCAGCGCCCGATACGATCCTTGACGCAGCGGCGAATGCACATTGTGAAACTCCACTTTCTGATTCGGAATGTCGTACACGGGACGAATGCCCGCCGTACCAGAGTTGTAATTGTGAAATTCCCACGCGGTCAGTTTGCCGTCTTTGTCTGCGCCGCTGGTGATTTCGATCAAACCGGCAGGACGAAAATACGCCCAGGCAAATTCTTCTTCGCGCGTCCACACCAGCTTGACCGGCTTGCCTGCGGCTTTGGCCAATCGCGCGGCTTCGACCGCTGCCTCGCCAGAGTGTTTGCCGCCGTACCCGGAACCGGTGTCGGGCATGATCACGCGGATGCGCTCTTCCGGGATGTGAAAAGCGTTGGCCAATTCGCTGCGCACGCCGAATGGTCGCTGCGTTCCCGTCCACACGGTCAGCTTGTCGCCTTGCCATTCGGCGACGGCTGCGCGCGGTTCCAGCGGGGCGTGCGCAATGTAAGCAACGGTGTACCGCTGTTCCAGTTTGTGCTGCGCCGCTGCCAAACCGTCAGCCATCGAACCGCGCACGTTGTTGCCGCCTCCGCCTGATGACTGGCTTACGTTTTGTTTGAAGTAATCGAAGATTTCCTTGGCCGACGGTTGCGGCGTCGTTTTCCATTCGGCGCGCAACGCTTCCAGCGCGCGTTTGGCCATTTGTGCGCTCGGCGCAGTCACGCCGACGAAATCTCCGTCGCGCACCACGGTCACGCCCGGTATACTTTCCGTTGCTTTTGCGTCGAGCGAAACAAGCGTTGCGCCGTTGGCAATCGGACGCAGCACTTTGCCAAACAGCATCTCCGGTCGTTTGATGTCTGATGTGTAGCGATGTTTGCCGGTGACAATGTCGCGGGCATTGACACGATGAATCGGTTGCCCAGCGACCTTCCACTGTTCGCGTGCGGTGAGCGGCACGTTGTCGGCGATGGCTTTCATCAGTTTCTGCCCTTTGGTCAATTGGCCGTAACTGATATTGCGTTTGGTCGCCGGATTCGTGATTTTGCCGTCTGCGGCAACCAACGCGCTGCGGTCGGCTTTGAGCGATTCGGCAGCCAAATCCAGCAAGGCTTCGCGCGCAGCAGCAGCGGCTCGGCGCAATCGCGGATTCATGCTGGGCGTTGTCTGGCTGCCAAAGGTTCCGGCGTCATACGGCGTCAAATCCGTATCGCCCATCACCATCTGAATGGCGTTGATTGGCACGCGCAACTCTTCGGCAACGATTTGCGCCAGCGACGTGCGAATGCCCTGCCCAACTTCGACTTTGCCGGTGTAAACTGTGACCGCGCCGGTTTCGCCCACGTGCAACCACGCGCCGATTTCCTGCGGCTGAGAACTGCCGCCGCGCCTCCGACCGCCGCCGGATTCCTGCTGCGCTTCGGCTTCGCTGAACGCAAACACAATCAATACACCGCACCCAAGAGCTTTGAAAAAATCGCGGCGAGGCAATTCAAACTGATAAGCAGGCGCAGCCATCAACTCATAACGCTCTGGCTCAATTTCGTATTCCGCCAGTTCATTCAACCTGTCGTTCATTGCGCACCACCTTTCTGCGCGGTTTCGCGGCTGGCAGCGCGCCGCACCGCTGCCAGGATTCGCGGATGACTGCCGCAACGGCAGATGTTTCCTTCCATCGCGTGCAGAATTTCGGCTTCGGTCGGTTGCGGATTCTTTTTGAGCAACCCCGCGCCGGTCATCAGCATGCCGGAAATGCAATAGCCGCATTGCATGGCGTCTTCGTCCAAAAAAGCTTGCTGCAACGGATGCAGCCGCCCACTTTGTTCCAAGCCTTCAATGGTCGTGATTTGTTTTCCGGCGACCAGACCGACTTCCGTCAAACATGAACGCGCCGCCTGGCCGTCAATCAACACAGTGCAAGCGCCACATTGTCCTTCGCCACAACCGTATTTCGTGCCGGTCAAATCCAGATCGTCGCGCAGCACACTGAGCAAGCTGCGGTCTGTATCCGTCACCACGCGATGCCGGGTTCCGTTGATGCGTAGCTCAATCGTTTTCATAGGCGTTCCTTTCTCGAAGGGGTGTGTTTATGAAGACTCCGACAGTTCAGTCGCGGTTACATTCCCATCGGGCGGCGAGGGATCAAAACCGCGCTTCGATTTCGGCAAAGCGTCGCGCGGCAACTTCCCAGGCGGATGACTGCTGCGGCTCGAAGCGGCGCAAATGTAGGTTTTCCGCGATGTGGCGACGCGCTTCAGCAAGCGATGCAAATCGTCCTGCTGCCACAGCCTGTACCAGCACATTGCCAATCACAGTGGATTCCACAGGCCCGGCCAGCACGGGTTTACCGGCCGCATTCGCCGTCGCCTGATTCAAATAGTTGTTTTGAGAACCGCCGCCGACAATCTGAATTCCCTGGATCGTCGCTGCTGTTAATCGCTCAATCGTTCGTATGATGGAAGCATACCGCAATGCCAGCGAATCCAGAATTGCTTTGGCCAAGGTGGCGGGGGCTTCGGTTCCAGGCTGGCCGGTTTCGGCCAATTGTTCAGCGATAGCGGCAAGCA
This region of Acidobacteriota bacterium genomic DNA includes:
- a CDS encoding glycoside hydrolase family 127 protein — its product is MPPTRKVLFSIAFASLLIASFAQAQQRKLAISPAVPDVARPLPLSAVRLTGVPLKHAQDLDAEYLLKLEPDRMLAFYRKRAGLEPKAQAYGGWDGDGKNLTGHICGHYLSGVSMMYAATGDARFKERVDYIVRELQEVQDKYGDGYLGALANGREQFDEVAKGNIRSAAFDLNGLWSPWYVLHKTFAGLRDAYRYADNRTALELETKFAAWAENVLAKLDDAQTQKMLNTEFGGMPEVLADLYADTGDKRWLVLSHRFDHRAVLDPLANHQDVLPYLHGNTQVPKIQGSLVRYAYTGDKADGDAAQFFWETVVKHHSFATGGHGKDEYFGPPDELSERIDGRTAETCNVYNMIKMTRKLFALHPDMEYAEFHERALFNHILGSMDDQDGRTCYMVPVGRGVQHEYQDMFRDFTCCVGSGMESHALHGEGLYYESFSKTDGDKLWVNLYAPSTATWETAGATLTMDTNFPEGETATLKFTLAAAKQFTLALRRPSWAGEGFTVKVNGQTAKQVSAPGTYVELKRKWKSGDAVTLTLPKTLRLEPLPDNPHVTAILWGPLVLAADLGPERERRRGRTDGQTGGQTISIPSFVTAESSLSAWIKAATDKPGVFRTNSIGRVTNSAPGQTVELTPFYRLHRRTYSIYFDLFTPAEWEKRAAALLAEQEHQRKLEAATIAYVEPGEVYFERDFNQQGEESSPQRVAGRPGRSARKWFSYDVPVDAAHPLKLIATYHGEERATRTFDILVDGSRIGQQRIERHRPGSATKSFFDVEYAIPAAVVNGKQKVTVRFQATGGNEIAGVFGVRVVRTDN
- a CDS encoding xanthine dehydrogenase family protein molybdopterin-binding subunit — translated: MNDRLNELAEYEIEPERYELMAAPAYQFELPRRDFFKALGCGVLIVFAFSEAEAQQESGGGRRRGGSSQPQEIGAWLHVGETGAVTVYTGKVEVGQGIRTSLAQIVAEELRVPINAIQMVMGDTDLTPYDAGTFGSQTTPSMNPRLRRAAAAAREALLDLAAESLKADRSALVAADGKITNPATKRNISYGQLTKGQKLMKAIADNVPLTAREQWKVAGQPIHRVNARDIVTGKHRYTSDIKRPEMLFGKVLRPIANGATLVSLDAKATESIPGVTVVRDGDFVGVTAPSAQMAKRALEALRAEWKTTPQPSAKEIFDYFKQNVSQSSGGGGNNVRGSMADGLAAAQHKLEQRYTVAYIAHAPLEPRAAVAEWQGDKLTVWTGTQRPFGVRSELANAFHIPEERIRVIMPDTGSGYGGKHSGEAAVEAARLAKAAGKPVKLVWTREEEFAWAYFRPAGLIEITSGADKDGKLTAWEFHNYNSGTAGIRPVYDIPNQKVEFHNVHSPLRQGSYRALASTANHFAREVHLDELAEQLKLDPLEFRLRNLKDERLRAVLEAAAKTFGWGKSKPAAGHGFGIAGGFEKAGYVANCVEVVVTNGKVKLVRVVTAFECGTIINPDGLKHQVEGSIIQGIGGALFEAIDFADGKVLNPRFSRYRVPRFSDLPKLETVLLDRKDLPSAGAGECPIVALAPAISGAVFMATGQRLRSLPMAPNGLTA
- a CDS encoding (2Fe-2S)-binding protein, producing MKTIELRINGTRHRVVTDTDRSLLSVLRDDLDLTGTKYGCGEGQCGACTVLIDGQAARSCLTEVGLVAGKQITTIEGLEQSGRLHPLQQAFLDEDAMQCGYCISGMLMTGAGLLKKNPQPTEAEILHAMEGNICRCGSHPRILAAVRRAASRETAQKGGAQ